The Diospyros lotus cultivar Yz01 chromosome 11, ASM1463336v1, whole genome shotgun sequence region TATATAAAACTTCAAGATGCAATCTGCATGAAACAGGTTGTGAAAGACAaaccaattaaaaaaattaccttAACAATATTGTCTGCATATTTCATTAACCATGAAACCAACAAGCCAGTTGATCCCAGATTCAAAACCACCATCCACGTTGTAATATTGTAGCCATTTAAAAGGCGCTGCCACCATGGTCCATTCTCGAAACTACCTCTAAAATCATCAATGACAAGCCGTGCCATGTTAAAGATCGCACCACACCTGTAAAGAAttcaacataaaaaaaatcaaaaaacagCAAAACAAAATGCATGTCACTGATGAATGAAATACAAAATCACATGAAGATCACATTGATTTCCCTTGATGAATCATAAAGAGCactatttataagaaaatttcAGACAATTATGGGTATAATACTATGTCACTAATTATAACTTCTGAGATCAAAGCAAATATTGTTTCACTCAGTGAAATTTTTACAATTCCTTTAAAGCGCCAATATGTGCAAAAATATGAGTGTGGTTAAGATGATAATGTTACTGTGGATGTGGgccataaaagaaaagaaaaataagaaatgaaatcatatatattaagTTTGGAGTGACACCAATCGAAGATGAGATGAGGGAGTCACAACTAAGActtggtcatgtgagaaaaaGACTAATAGAAACACAAGTGAGGCAAGTAgatgaaatggaggaaatttgtagagagagagagagagattgaagaacTTGGTAGAAAACCCTTAGACATGACATtggatataatggccttacaaaGAATATGCAAcggatagagatggttggaaaTCCAAAATTCATATAGCCGGGCCTGGTGGGATTAAAATTGTGATAATTGCTGTTGTGGTGGTCGTGGTGAAACTATTACAGTGTCAATGAGCTTGTCctcatcatatatatatcttcatgaGTTTGTAGACTGGTAACTTAAGTTGTAATGCAATAAGAAATAGGATCATGTAACTTGGGAAAACAATTCAGTAAACAGTGTTTACAGACAAAATGATACCTACGTATACAATTGTACATTTTGCCAGTACAAGCTATCATTATTCTTCTTCATCAGGAACTCAGTATAAACACCAGCCAGTGCTGACAGACAAGCAGATAGGATACCCAACATATACCCCTGAATGGGTGCTGAAAAAAGAGATTGGCATGAAGACTCCCCACAACCTTTTACCtacataataaaagaaaaaaaaaaaatccactcTACTCAGGTTTCAATAGGTGAAAGTTATATTACATGGGCTCTTAATACAAGCTTTCTGGTCAATACTGCCAAATGTAACAGATAATAATTCAGATATGCATAAAGAGACAGCTCTTGAGAATGTAATACTAAATGACACAAGAATGTAAAATAGATTACAGTATATAAAATAAGTCTTCCTGATGCATGTAGGAATGTTTTCTTAATGCCAGTTCTATTCCTGTTTATCCATTCAAAGACTGCTCCCATAAATGAACATGGAGGGAAAAAGGACTACCATCTTCCTATTTGGCCCCTAATCAACTGGAAGATTGGAGTACCTCTCAGTACCACTCTAAGATATACCCCAAGATAAATAGAAGAACAATTGAATGTCAGAAAACTTTATATTCTCACCTGGCTTGTTGTTGTTCCAACTGCCAATAGAATAATTGCCATCCACTGCAAATTAGACAGCTTCCTTCTGAGAAATAGCCTACACCATCAGAGCAATGAAACAGTTAAAAAAGGGTGAAAACACCTAAACCTTAGTTTTCTTACAAGAACAAAAAATTTGGCCATGCTCAGAAAGTAAGAGATTATGAATTTATCAATGGCAACCAGAGCAAATAAAAGAATTCAGAAAACATGAATTACATGTGATGTAGGCCATCAGGCAAATAACAAGGAAGCACCTGAACAATATGCCAGTTGTGACAATCTTTAGGTTACCCATTATCTGATATGTGGATGTGTCCACGTAGGTCAGGGTAGCAAACTGAACATTGTTATGGATTAGATATATGATCGAAGGAATTAGGAATAGACGCACAGTCTTCCATTCTGTAGTCATCCTTGTAAGAGATGATTGTCGGGACTCCCTCCAGAGAAGCAAGGAAGAAACTGCAAGCTAGAGTAGGAACATTACATAAATGATATCAGTGGTTCACTGACAGAAGAAAAGTCCATGAATAGAAGGAAAATAAACTCAGTTACAAAAATTGGTCCAAACATTTGCAAAGTTAAAAActattttgagagagagagagagagagtatctATTCAAGGTTTCAACAATATCCCTTTCAATATATTTGACAAATCCAACTGAAGAATCACCTTAAAAACTTCAGCAAGAAATGGGACAGTTGCATAATCATACTTGTAACCCCCATTGTTTTGAGAGAGAGTTGTTAAAATTCCCTGCCACAAACAGGAAAGCAAGGCGAcatatcattagtatctcatttAAAAGAAGTATCCACACTGACTTCTGACTTTATCGTGCAGCAAGAAAACCAAGCAAATTCAAAAAGAAACTTTTAGTCTTgccaaataaaataagataagaaaacaCCATTTCTATGTGCCAAGCACCCTAAAAAAACATCTAGGTAAAAGATGGTATATAAACAAGATGAAAATAGATAAGATAAAAAACAAGCTCAGatcaatcaaataaaacttaaaatagaACACAAACATTATTATAATCTTTATCAATAATTGGTCTAAGATGCACATCATACCATTTCAAAAAAACATTCCCTCTCAATTGATGCTACTTCTAACTTCATTTATGCATAAATTGGACTAAGAATGGCTACtccatcaaaaaaaaaaaaaaaaaagcttaccTTATTTACCTTCTATTGATGCTATTCTAACTtcatttttgcataaattgGTCTAAGATGCATGACCGTCTTAAGAAGCATTCCCTCGTTAACCTCCAATTGATGTTACTTCTAGATTAGTATATGCATAAACTGGTCTAGGATGCACATCCTTACCACCTCAAGAAGCATTCCAGtgattcatttttgtttcactTTCATCATTTCTTGTATCAGAACTCTTCCATCATAAAACAACATCAATCATGAGCCTTAATCCTATTTAGTCAACtaaatgaattctagacttccaaccatctctatccatagTTGCATCCTCAGTAAAGGATGTTTTTATAGATACTcattttaaaaacttattttaaaaaattgctaTGGTTCAAaaactatttataaaaatactacaaTCTTTTCAGTCAGCTTCCACAGTGATTCTAGCCAGAGTGGCCTGATAAAAATCACTCCTCTTAGGAGCAAGCACCTCATTCTTTGAAAATCTTTGATGTCTCTGCTTTTTCCTCCTTTCAATATCATTGACTATGGTACGCTTTGCCTTCAAAAGTTGTCATGGGGCTGACTGAAAgagacaataaaattaaaagcttCCTCATCCGAACTaattctccctccctccctctgtTCCAAGCAATCTAAGGATATTGCAGTGATAAATGTGCAAGAAGAAGCACAACCACCTGGAATTTCTCACCCATGGTAACATCTTCAACTTGGTATCTCCATCAACCAGTTCTTACCCATCTTCATTCCAGGTGGGTTTCCTTTCATTTTCAACCCTGCATTAATGAATTTTGGTTCAAATATAGACAAAGCATATTCTGACTTATATTCATGACTTTCTCAGACATAGAGCATTTCCCTTTTTTTCCAGAGTTGTAAGTGAAGAACTGAATGCTTTAGTGCTTTGCAAAATGTGGATTCACATGATTTTTAAGAGAAGGTACTCCGGCTAGGAGCAAGAGGTACTCACTCCTGGAAGGAGCAGGTTTTATCCAGCCACACTGGATATGATAGTTTGAAAACTATCAcatttgtttaaataaatttttaacttgtattatttaaaataaataaaaaaaaaaattctctgtaaggccattatatcctcTGCCATGCCTAAGggtttcccaccaaattttctttGGTCGTCCActctcttttgctacaaatttcctccatttcatcTACTCGCCTCATGGGTGCTTCTattagtcttcttctcacatgttcAAATCACAAGTCTTCCAtcataatattacaatatttccAGTTTACTGACTCTGAATTTCATGAACgcatttttttccttaataaccCAACATTTAATACCACACATCATAAAAAATCTTAGTTATTCTttttaacaaacaaaaatatcaagGAAAGATGCCAGCAAGTGAACAAACCCATAACCATCAAATAGAGCTGAACAGCAGAAAGACTACATACTGTACCAATACCATCTCAAAAAGCATTCACTCATTTTGTCTCAGAAAGTGTTCCAatcattcattttttgtttaatcTTTTCTTGTAACACAACTCTTCCATCattatattacaatatttcCATTTTAGTTACTCTCCATTTTATGAACGTGCTTTTTCTTAATCACCCAACATTTAGTACCACGTTGTAGAaggtcttttttattttatttatttatttgcttggTCAGAAATGGCTTTTTCGACTCTTGTTGACAACTAAAAATATCATAGAGGAAAGATACCAGAAAGGGGACAAACCCATAGCCATAAAATAGAGTTGAACAGCAGAAAGAACAAACTCCTATGCAAATAGAGGTAAATACATCtaatccaaaaaataaagaaaagaataaatcCTAAAAGAAGTGTCCCTCAACCATAAAAAAGAGGGAAAGAAGAATGAATCCTATAAAAATTGAGGGTTCAACTCTTTCCAAAGCATTGCTGTTCCTCTTGGACCACAAGCCCCACATCacccaagaagaagaagaagaagaagaagaagaagaaaacaaaagatcTAGCAGCAAGGATGGCATGAtccaatgtcaccaaacagAGACCAAAATAAACTCAACATGGTCCATACCACTAGCAGTGCAAATAAAAGAATATTGTCAAAAGTAGCAGTTTCCTATCCCTATAGAACTGCTCCTTCTTAGGAATcttgttgaattttgacttagtaACTGTTGATGTGGtttgaagaagtcaaaataaattagaattatccataactaataaattagcaaatatctgatattgtttgttatttgttttagcTGGATATTATACCATATTATTCTCCTCTTTATGGTcatttcaatttacattttagttgtataaattgaagtttacgattgaataaaatatatgactttcgctttggtattttttcccttcccttttcttctttcttcataaaataccaacaaatggtatcaaagcccttCTTCTTGAGGGACCTGTGAGATTGAGTGAACCAAAAATGGAGGACCCAAAGAAATATGCGTTTGTAGATGTTTCTCTTGAAGAAACATTACAGAAGAGTTCTTTTGGAGGTTTTGAGGAAACAACTACGTTAGAATCATCAAAGAATGCTGAGGTTGTGGACCAAGTTTCTCAGAATGGAACTACTTCTGCATCTGAGGTTGGTGTTTCTCAAGGTTCATCGTCTGCTCGGAAAAAAAGTTCTGGTTTGTCAATGAAGCTTTGGAAAAAATGATGGAAGATCCAACTGTGCAGAAGATGGTTTATTCATATCTGCCAGAAGA contains the following coding sequences:
- the LOC127812947 gene encoding CMP-sialic acid transporter 1 isoform X2, coding for MGEKFQGILTTLSQNNGGYKYDYATVPFLAEVFKLAVSSLLLWRESRQSSLTRMTTEWKTVRLFLIPSIIYLIHNNVQFATLTYVDTSTYQIMGNLKIVTTGILFRLFLRRKLSNLQWMAIILLAVGTTTSQVKGCGESSCQSLFSAPIQGYMLGILSACLSALAGVYTEFLMKKNNDSLYWQNVQLYTCGAIFNMARLVIDDFRGSFENGPWWQRLLNGYNITTWMVVLNLGSTGLLVSWLMKYADNIVKVYSTSMAMLLTMVLSIYLFNFKPTLQLFLGIIICMMSLHMYFAPPSMLVDLPSTEKAAPDSLNEVYVERRTDS
- the LOC127812947 gene encoding CMP-sialic acid transporter 1 isoform X1, producing the protein MQWYFVAALLTILTSSQGILTTLSQNNGGYKYDYATVPFLAEVFKLAVSSLLLWRESRQSSLTRMTTEWKTVRLFLIPSIIYLIHNNVQFATLTYVDTSTYQIMGNLKIVTTGILFRLFLRRKLSNLQWMAIILLAVGTTTSQVKGCGESSCQSLFSAPIQGYMLGILSACLSALAGVYTEFLMKKNNDSLYWQNVQLYTCGAIFNMARLVIDDFRGSFENGPWWQRLLNGYNITTWMVVLNLGSTGLLVSWLMKYADNIVKVYSTSMAMLLTMVLSIYLFNFKPTLQLFLGIIICMMSLHMYFAPPSMLVDLPSTEKAAPDSLNEVYVERRTDS
- the LOC127812947 gene encoding CMP-sialic acid transporter 1 isoform X3, with the translated sequence MLPWGILTTLSQNNGGYKYDYATVPFLAEVFKLAVSSLLLWRESRQSSLTRMTTEWKTVRLFLIPSIIYLIHNNVQFATLTYVDTSTYQIMGNLKIVTTGILFRLFLRRKLSNLQWMAIILLAVGTTTSQVKGCGESSCQSLFSAPIQGYMLGILSACLSALAGVYTEFLMKKNNDSLYWQNVQLYTCGAIFNMARLVIDDFRGSFENGPWWQRLLNGYNITTWMVVLNLGSTGLLVSWLMKYADNIVKVYSTSMAMLLTMVLSIYLFNFKPTLQLFLGIIICMMSLHMYFAPPSMLVDLPSTEKAAPDSLNEVYVERRTDS